A genomic segment from Pleurodeles waltl isolate 20211129_DDA chromosome 9, aPleWal1.hap1.20221129, whole genome shotgun sequence encodes:
- the INAFM2 gene encoding putative transmembrane protein INAFM2 — MKDKDFMPNMERGKPATYTGDKKAKMAAKTNKKWVRLATVFAYVLSVSLAAIILAIYYSLIWKPVRSSGDQVNPGQEVTVEMDNTTATAGLPDLSPTNSTPAGRAAGMALGASDPESQKRSLRPRGGAAVQGEEVFASQRRVDPSLPQTPQPPAFTGDKHVDAGLQQELQTSPLMTDHPISRVQEATVTTSHYNPGDVAVLRGSLGTGDYVKEATTSSRAADTSGVESVQTRGYVKEQESSTPLRPTGTGYVQTRGTAKEDPTHWGPTDSSVKGSAQSRDSFNVQESTTRWRPADTSVQTEIFIEEGTTHPRPTDTPDFSAQAETVSASRASRLPTGISTTKTFQSSTEAPGGDPDVRYPSGATETRTSFSSETSEGDFDVRGSTFSIGEQTPHLDERPRTVPSADSDKGPSEYPPTAQGSL, encoded by the coding sequence ATGAAGGACAAAGACTTCATGCCCAACATGGAGCGAGGCAAGCCCGCCACCTACACGGGGGACAAGAAGGCGAAGATGGCTGCCAAGACCAACAAGAAGTGGGTGAGACTGGCCACCGTGTTCGCCTACGTCCTCTCCGTGTCTCTGGCTGCCATCATCCTGGCCATCTACTACAGCCTCATCTGGAAGCCCGTGCGCTCCAGCGGCGACCAAGTCAACCCGGGCCAGGAGGTAACCGTCgagatggacaacaccaccgccacggCCGGCCTGCCTGACCTCAGCCCCAccaacagcaccccggctggccggGCTGCAGGGATGGCCTTGGGGGCTTCAGATCCGGAGTCACAGAAAAGGTCACTGCGGCCCAGAGGAGGTGCAGCTGTTCAGGGTGAAGAGGTGTTCGCGAGCCAAAGGAGGGTGGACCCAAGTCTGCCACAGACTCCACAGCCACCGGCTTTTACGGGGGATAAACACGTGGATGCAGGTCTGCAGCAAGAGCTTCAGACATCGCCCTTAATGACTGATCATCCCATCAGCAGAGTTCAAGAGGCCACCGTGACTACATCACACTATAACCCGGGCGATGTAGCAGTACTTAGGGGGTCTCTTGGAACAGGGGACTATGTGAAGGAGGCCACCACGAGCTCGAGGGCTGCAGACACCAGTGGCGTGGAGTCTGTCCAAACAAGGGGCTATGTGAAAGAACAAGAGTCTAGCACCCCCTTGAGGCCCACAGGCACGGGGTATGTCCAAACAAGGGGCACTGCCAAAGAGGATCCCACGCACTGGGGGCCCACCGACTCTTCCGTGAAGGGATCTGCACAATCTCGGGACAGTTTTAACGTTCAAGAGTCTACCACGCGCTGGAGGCCCGCAGACACCTCTGTACAAACAGAGATTTTTATAGAAGAGGGTACCACGCATCCGAGGCCTACAGACACCCCTGACTTCAGTGCAcaggctgaaactgtatctgccAGCCGTGCTTCTAGGCTTCCTACAGGGATCTCAACAACAAAGACCTTTCAGAGTAGCACGGAAGCTCCCGGGGGTGACCCGGATGTCAGGTATCCTTCTGGAGCAACAGAAACAAGGACCTCCTTTTCTTCAGAGACGTCGGAAGGGGATTTTGATGTGAGGGGAAGTACATTCTCGATAGGGGAACAGACTCCACACCTGGACGAGAGGCCCAGAACGGTCCCCTCCGCAGACAGTGACAAGGGGCCATCAGAGTACCCACCCACAGCCCAGGGGAGTCTATAA